In Corynebacterium matruchotii, a single genomic region encodes these proteins:
- the holA gene encoding DNA polymerase III subunit delta, with the protein MPTPITPSPQVHLIVGAEEFLAERARLDIVAQLKQQSSEGENLMVTTLRAGDVTESELIELCSPSLFGEDRIVVLTKLEDAGKEPADLILKFAVNPAPGVAIILMHNGGGRTKALVPKLKKIATVHQAEKLKPQERMGWVTNEFRRHNVRPTPDVVQAVLAGVGSDLRELASAVSQLVADTGGVVTAQAVHDYYAGVAEVSGFDIADYACSGQEQRALVSMRRALQLGLEPAALAAALAMKVSGIARLYSLRGRVDRSLAGSLGMHPFVLEKTAQIARRWSGDAVSDAVIIVADLDATVKGQGGDPHFALENAVRRISQLAR; encoded by the coding sequence ATGCCCACCCCCATCACACCCAGCCCGCAGGTGCACCTCATTGTCGGTGCCGAAGAGTTCCTGGCCGAACGCGCCCGCCTCGACATTGTGGCCCAGCTCAAACAGCAATCCTCGGAGGGGGAGAACCTCATGGTCACCACCTTGCGGGCTGGGGATGTGACCGAGTCGGAGCTCATCGAGCTGTGCAGCCCCTCGCTTTTCGGGGAGGACCGCATCGTGGTGCTCACCAAGCTGGAGGATGCGGGGAAGGAACCCGCCGATCTTATCCTCAAGTTTGCGGTGAATCCCGCCCCCGGCGTTGCCATCATTCTCATGCATAATGGCGGCGGCCGCACCAAGGCGTTGGTGCCCAAGCTCAAGAAGATTGCCACCGTTCACCAGGCTGAGAAGCTCAAGCCCCAGGAGCGGATGGGGTGGGTGACCAACGAGTTTCGGCGCCATAATGTGCGGCCCACCCCCGACGTGGTTCAGGCGGTGCTCGCCGGTGTGGGCTCGGATTTGCGGGAACTCGCCAGTGCCGTCAGCCAGCTTGTTGCCGACACCGGTGGGGTGGTGACAGCTCAGGCCGTCCACGATTATTATGCGGGCGTTGCCGAGGTTTCCGGTTTTGATATTGCCGATTACGCGTGCAGCGGTCAGGAGCAGCGCGCCCTGGTCAGCATGCGTCGGGCATTGCAATTAGGGCTGGAACCTGCGGCGTTGGCGGCAGCGCTGGCCATGAAGGTGTCCGGTATCGCCCGGCTATATAGCCTGCGCGGCAGGGTGGACAGGTCGCTTGCCGGCAGCCTGGGCATGCACCCGTTTGTGTTAGAGAAAACCGCCCAGATTGCCCGTCGCTGGTCCGGCGATGCGGTCAGCGATGCCGTCATTATTGTCGCCGACCTGGATGCCACAGTGAAGGGCCAAGGAGGCGACCCCCATTTCGCCCTGGAAAACGCCGTGCGGCGCATATCCCAGCTTGCCAGGTAG
- a CDS encoding ankyrin repeat domain-containing protein — protein sequence MTEKSISAEELEQRYADATVSNALTDEGAQELPPELQDFVDKLFELARTGTVPPGEPSAADQLAGYVTAGLSPNLTNHEGNTLLMLAAYNGHADIVTALAQHGADVDRLNDRGQSPLAGAIFKQETAVIEALLAAGADPLAGHPTAIDCATMFGQTELADRLNLMLN from the coding sequence ATGACCGAAAAATCTATTAGCGCTGAAGAACTGGAACAAAGATACGCCGACGCTACCGTCAGCAATGCCCTCACCGATGAGGGCGCCCAGGAATTGCCGCCCGAACTGCAGGATTTTGTCGACAAACTGTTCGAACTCGCCCGCACCGGCACGGTTCCGCCCGGTGAGCCTTCCGCCGCCGATCAGCTTGCCGGCTATGTGACCGCCGGCCTCAGCCCGAACCTCACCAATCATGAAGGCAATACGCTGCTCATGCTTGCCGCCTACAACGGTCACGCCGATATCGTGACGGCGCTTGCCCAGCACGGTGCCGATGTTGACCGGCTTAACGACCGGGGCCAGTCGCCGCTCGCCGGTGCGATTTTCAAGCAAGAAACCGCCGTGATCGAGGCGTTGTTGGCGGCTGGGGCCGACCCGCTGGCCGGGCATCCGACCGCCATTGACTGCGCCACCATGTTCGGCCAAACCGAGCTTGCAGATAGGTTAAACCTGATGCTTAACTAA
- a CDS encoding LysE family translocator, protein MPLAQLGTLVLLNVAGMATPGPDLLLLTRMATRSRRHALASVSGISTGLVLWVSLTVFGAAALLITYPVLESVIKLVGGVWLVWMGRGMILAARAQFRDRMNVDIDVNTIFGTPWKSYQQGLFTNLSNPKVVLYFAAIIAPLMPAHPTMGDAVLIVLSIVASTFLGFSTLAFLLSTKAMRKRFVSAGPYIDMGSGIFFVIAGASLAINGIATLLMGK, encoded by the coding sequence ATGCCATTAGCGCAACTTGGAACCCTAGTATTACTGAATGTGGCGGGTATGGCCACTCCCGGCCCTGACCTGTTGCTTCTTACCCGTATGGCCACGAGATCCCGGAGGCACGCTTTGGCTAGCGTATCCGGGATTAGCACCGGGTTGGTGTTGTGGGTTTCGCTCACTGTGTTTGGGGCGGCCGCGTTGTTGATAACCTACCCCGTGTTGGAAAGCGTGATCAAACTTGTGGGCGGGGTGTGGTTGGTGTGGATGGGGCGGGGCATGATTCTTGCCGCCCGCGCCCAGTTTCGGGATCGCATGAATGTTGATATTGATGTGAATACGATCTTTGGCACGCCGTGGAAGAGCTACCAGCAGGGGCTTTTCACGAATCTTTCCAACCCTAAAGTGGTGTTGTATTTCGCGGCGATCATTGCCCCGCTCATGCCGGCGCATCCCACCATGGGGGATGCGGTGCTGATTGTGCTGTCCATTGTGGCCAGCACGTTTCTTGGCTTTTCGACGCTCGCGTTTCTCCTTTCTACCAAGGCCATGCGGAAAAGATTTGTCTCGGCGGGCCCATACATCGACATGGGTTCTGGGATATTTTTCGTCATCGCCGGTGCATCACTTGCTATTAATGGAATTGCTACCTTGTTAATGGGCAAATAA
- the rpsT gene encoding 30S ribosomal protein S20 — MANIKSQKKRVLTNEKRRQRNQAIRSAVRTEIRKFREAVASGDKAAAEAQLRVASRAMDKAVTKGVFHRNNGANKKSKMANAFNKMS; from the coding sequence ATGGCAAATATTAAGTCCCAGAAGAAGCGGGTGCTCACCAACGAAAAGCGCCGTCAGCGTAACCAAGCCATCCGCTCCGCTGTGCGCACCGAGATCCGTAAGTTCCGTGAGGCCGTGGCCAGCGGCGATAAGGCTGCCGCCGAGGCTCAGCTGCGTGTTGCCTCCCGCGCCATGGACAAGGCTGTCACCAAGGGCGTGTTCCACCGCAATAATGGCGCCAACAAGAAGTCCAAGATGGCAAACGCCTTCAATAAAATGTCCTAA
- a CDS encoding growth inhibitor PemK produces MKLRRQESGHRHILHQPKPTDQKKPKRWLDKVLEAFRRDHTGALDEGLDMLYSRLGLQGIEPTKADRPFTCDFTVCTSDSFPRNIFYAPNMDGQVDPGEVVWFWVPNHDADPNDETTTTTDDTTPKFTERALVVIGRTGDHVLGLITSPNPEHADDEKWLDIGSGPWDEQGRRSWLRLDKVIKVAETAIRRQGAVIPLGRFNRIASRLRNEYGWN; encoded by the coding sequence ATGAAGCTACGGCGTCAAGAAAGTGGGCACCGGCATATTCTTCATCAGCCGAAGCCCACTGACCAGAAAAAGCCCAAACGCTGGTTGGACAAAGTGTTGGAGGCATTCCGCCGCGATCATACGGGTGCACTCGACGAAGGTCTCGACATGCTGTACTCCAGGTTAGGTTTGCAAGGCATCGAACCAACCAAAGCAGATAGGCCTTTTACCTGCGATTTTACCGTATGTACCAGCGATTCCTTTCCCCGCAATATCTTCTACGCCCCCAATATGGACGGCCAAGTTGACCCTGGTGAGGTTGTATGGTTCTGGGTGCCCAACCACGATGCGGACCCCAATGACGAGACAACAACCACCACCGATGACACCACCCCGAAGTTTACGGAGCGTGCCCTGGTGGTCATCGGCCGCACCGGCGACCACGTACTAGGGCTCATCACCTCGCCCAACCCGGAACATGCCGACGACGAAAAATGGTTAGACATCGGGTCGGGCCCCTGGGACGAGCAAGGCCGCCGCTCCTGGCTGCGGCTCGATAAGGTCATCAAGGTGGCAGAAACCGCCATTCGCCGCCAGGGGGCCGTTATTCCCCTGGGTCGATTCAATCGGATCGCCAGCCGGCTGCGCAACGAATATGGTTGGAATTAG
- the lepA gene encoding translation elongation factor 4: MAKNFAETTFTDLEHIRNFCIIAHIDHGKSTLADRILQYSNVVDARDMRDQYLDNMDIERERGITIKAQNVRLPWVPRTGPYKGQEIVMQMIDTPGHVDFTYEVSRALEACEGAILLVDAAQGIEAQTLANLYLAMENDLEIIPVLNKIDLPAADPEKYSLEIAHIIGCEPEDVLRVSGKTGEGVEALLDKVVELVPPPTTDYPMDAPARAMIFDSVYDTYRGVVTYIRMIDGKLIPRQKIKMMSTGAVHELLEIGIVSPTPKKCEGLGPGEVGYLITGVKDVRQSKVGDTVTWASKGATEPLQGYEDPKPMVYSGLFPISQADFPDLRDALEKLQLNDASLTYEPETSVALGFGFRCGFLGLLHMEITRDRLEREFGLDLISTAPSVSYRVVAEDGSHTHVHNPSDWPGGKLREVWEPIVKTTIIVPSEFVGSTMELCQSKRGQMGGMDYLSEDRVELRYTMPLGEIIFDFFDALKSRTKGYASLNYEEAGEQESNLVKVDILLNGDPVDAFSAIVHRDSAQWYGNKMTKKLKELIPRQQFEVPIQAAIGSKIIARENIRAVRKDVLAKCYGGDISRKRKLLEKQKEGKKRMKSLGSVSVPQEAFVAALSTDDNNKK; the protein is encoded by the coding sequence ATGGCCAAAAATTTCGCAGAAACAACGTTTACCGACCTGGAACATATCCGAAATTTCTGTATCATTGCCCACATTGACCACGGGAAATCCACCTTAGCGGACCGTATTTTGCAATATTCCAATGTGGTGGATGCGCGGGATATGCGTGACCAATACCTCGATAATATGGATATCGAGCGGGAGCGGGGCATTACCATTAAGGCCCAAAACGTGCGGCTGCCTTGGGTGCCCCGTACCGGCCCATATAAGGGGCAAGAGATTGTCATGCAGATGATCGACACCCCCGGCCACGTGGATTTCACCTACGAGGTTTCCCGCGCACTCGAAGCCTGCGAGGGAGCAATTTTGCTTGTCGACGCCGCCCAGGGCATTGAGGCACAAACCCTGGCTAACCTCTATCTAGCCATGGAAAACGACCTCGAAATCATTCCCGTCCTCAATAAGATCGACCTACCTGCCGCTGACCCTGAAAAATACTCCCTCGAAATCGCCCATATTATTGGTTGCGAACCCGAGGATGTGCTGCGGGTTTCCGGAAAAACCGGCGAGGGTGTCGAGGCGCTATTAGATAAGGTAGTCGAGCTCGTGCCCCCGCCCACCACCGATTATCCCATGGATGCGCCCGCCCGCGCCATGATCTTCGACTCGGTCTACGACACCTATCGGGGCGTGGTTACCTATATCCGCATGATTGACGGCAAACTTATCCCGCGCCAAAAAATCAAGATGATGTCCACTGGTGCCGTTCACGAGTTGCTAGAGATCGGCATTGTGTCACCCACCCCCAAGAAGTGCGAAGGGCTGGGGCCCGGCGAGGTGGGATACCTCATCACCGGCGTGAAAGACGTGCGGCAATCCAAGGTGGGTGACACCGTGACCTGGGCCAGCAAGGGTGCGACCGAGCCGCTTCAGGGTTACGAGGACCCCAAGCCCATGGTGTACTCCGGGCTGTTTCCCATCTCCCAGGCCGACTTTCCGGACCTGCGGGATGCCCTAGAGAAGCTACAACTCAACGACGCCTCCCTCACCTACGAGCCGGAAACATCGGTGGCATTGGGCTTCGGGTTCCGCTGCGGTTTCTTGGGGCTGCTCCACATGGAAATCACCCGCGACCGACTCGAACGAGAGTTCGGTTTGGACCTGATTTCGACCGCGCCGTCGGTGTCCTACCGGGTGGTTGCCGAGGACGGTTCCCACACGCACGTCCATAACCCCTCCGATTGGCCGGGCGGCAAGCTTCGGGAGGTATGGGAGCCCATCGTCAAGACCACGATCATTGTGCCAAGCGAGTTCGTGGGCAGCACTATGGAGCTGTGCCAGTCGAAACGCGGCCAGATGGGGGGCATGGACTATCTTTCCGAGGATCGGGTCGAACTGCGCTACACCATGCCGCTGGGCGAAATCATTTTCGATTTCTTTGATGCGCTCAAGTCCCGCACCAAGGGGTATGCGTCCCTCAACTATGAGGAGGCGGGGGAACAGGAGTCGAACCTGGTCAAGGTGGATATCCTGCTCAATGGCGACCCGGTGGATGCGTTTTCGGCGATTGTGCACCGGGATTCGGCCCAATGGTATGGCAATAAGATGACCAAGAAACTCAAGGAGTTGATCCCACGTCAACAGTTTGAGGTGCCGATCCAAGCCGCCATTGGCTCGAAGATTATCGCCCGGGAGAATATTCGGGCGGTGCGTAAAGACGTGCTGGCAAAGTGCTATGGCGGCGATATTTCCCGAAAGCGGAAGCTTTTGGAAAAGCAGAAGGAAGGCAAGAAGCGCATGAAATCGCTGGGGTCGGTGTCGGTGCCCCAAGAAGCCTTCGTGGCGGCACTATCGACTGACGACAATAACAAGAAATAG
- a CDS encoding alpha/beta hydrolase, with the protein MRRKAMRILGGIVVAGVSAGLNLGVMPAEATDVGDLGSSSAVERMSKDPRLAPELERLLGSTPGYVPTPPIYFRPNPYPPASLRDYAAPRLAKREADAQHPGIERLFVESPAMRRVVQVQVQHAKDQGKPAPMLYLLDGVTAPKESGWLREGNVQQLSGEQVTVVMPTEATGSNYTNWQSDDPILGRMQWETFFTSELPTVLEKEAGLKFNGTRYIGGVSMGGSAAVRLANLHPDLYRGTFGFSGCYSPTSTDGRGFLNLINTATGGNPDNQWGPGVSAERRRNDVTANPSGLRGMPVYLFAADGEVTQRDKDIVAKDGGPITLTGSVILEKLVNQCTHDLDDAMRAQGMTHQQVTYLHGGTHNWPYYAEQLPIAWRHISGSGR; encoded by the coding sequence ATGCGTCGAAAAGCGATGCGAATCCTTGGGGGGATAGTCGTGGCGGGTGTGAGCGCCGGCCTGAACCTGGGGGTGATGCCGGCGGAGGCTACGGATGTGGGGGATCTGGGGTCGTCGAGCGCGGTTGAACGGATGTCGAAGGATCCCAGGCTAGCCCCGGAGCTGGAAAGACTCTTGGGGTCAACGCCTGGGTATGTGCCGACGCCGCCCATCTATTTCCGGCCGAACCCGTACCCGCCCGCCTCGCTGCGGGACTATGCGGCGCCTCGGTTGGCGAAGCGGGAAGCCGACGCCCAACACCCCGGTATCGAACGGTTGTTCGTAGAGTCGCCGGCGATGCGGCGGGTGGTGCAGGTGCAGGTGCAGCACGCGAAGGACCAGGGTAAGCCAGCCCCAATGCTGTATCTGTTGGATGGGGTGACCGCGCCGAAGGAGTCCGGGTGGCTGCGGGAAGGCAATGTGCAGCAGCTCAGCGGCGAGCAGGTCACGGTGGTCATGCCGACAGAGGCGACCGGGTCGAATTACACTAACTGGCAGTCCGACGACCCAATTTTGGGTCGGATGCAGTGGGAAACGTTTTTCACCAGCGAGCTACCCACCGTACTGGAGAAAGAGGCGGGTTTAAAGTTTAACGGCACCCGATATATTGGTGGCGTGTCCATGGGCGGCAGTGCGGCGGTGCGGTTAGCGAATCTGCACCCGGACCTGTACCGGGGCACGTTTGGGTTTTCGGGATGCTACTCCCCCACGAGCACCGATGGCCGCGGGTTTTTGAACCTGATTAACACGGCGACCGGCGGTAACCCCGATAACCAGTGGGGGCCGGGGGTGTCGGCGGAGCGGCGCCGGAATGATGTGACCGCCAACCCGTCCGGGTTGCGCGGCATGCCGGTGTACCTGTTTGCCGCGGATGGCGAGGTGACGCAGCGGGATAAGGACATTGTTGCCAAAGATGGTGGGCCGATCACGCTCACCGGGTCGGTAATTTTAGAGAAACTGGTAAATCAATGCACCCACGACCTGGATGATGCAATGCGGGCGCAGGGCATGACCCACCAGCAGGTGACCTATCTGCATGGCGGCACCCATAACTGGCCGTATTATGCTGAGCAGCTGCCCATCGCGTGGCGGCACATCAGCGGTAGCGGCAGGTAG
- a CDS encoding alpha/beta hydrolase, whose translation MGSKTQAIVLTIVATVTVLTTGFGVFRPMVAGAQPTPSSLSPAQDPLVEASRNPQLARALQDAYEAAHRGQPGYVQVPPVYLRPNPYPAASLQDYAAPRLAKREPDGYEPNVERLFVESPAMRRVVQVQVQYAKDRSKPAPMLYLLDGAASNDTSSWLTEGKVQQLHQDAQVTVVMPTEARSSNYANWQADDPMLGRMQWETFLTRELPTVLEKEADLKFNGARYLGGASMGAGAAVRLASLYPDRYRGTFGLSGCYSTTSNMGREFLNMIVAAGAGNPHNQWGAGTSAERLRNDVTAHPEGLKNMRVYVFTADGVITPRDRSITAKYGPVGNAAIPSSVVLEKMSNECAHELDDAMRARGMTHQKITYQQGGIHFWSYFAEQLPIAWRHMSQ comes from the coding sequence ATGGGTAGTAAGACACAGGCGATCGTGCTGACCATTGTGGCCACAGTAACTGTGTTGACCACGGGTTTTGGAGTGTTCAGGCCGATGGTTGCGGGAGCGCAGCCGACACCGTCATCGCTGTCGCCGGCGCAGGATCCGTTGGTTGAGGCGTCCCGGAATCCGCAGTTGGCGCGGGCGTTGCAGGATGCGTATGAGGCGGCGCATCGGGGGCAGCCGGGGTATGTGCAGGTGCCACCGGTGTATTTACGGCCGAATCCGTATCCCGCTGCTTCACTACAGGACTATGCAGCGCCCCGGTTGGCGAAGCGGGAGCCCGATGGCTACGAACCTAATGTCGAACGGTTGTTCGTAGAGTCGCCGGCGATGCGGCGGGTGGTGCAGGTGCAGGTGCAGTATGCGAAGGACCGGAGTAAGCCGGCACCAATGTTGTATTTGTTGGATGGGGCGGCTTCGAATGACACATCAAGCTGGTTGACGGAGGGAAAGGTGCAGCAATTGCACCAGGATGCGCAGGTGACGGTGGTGATGCCGACGGAAGCCCGGTCGTCGAATTATGCGAACTGGCAAGCGGATGATCCGATGTTGGGGCGGATGCAGTGGGAAACGTTTTTGACGCGCGAACTGCCCACCGTGCTAGAGAAGGAGGCGGATTTAAAGTTTAATGGCGCCCGGTATCTTGGTGGGGCGTCGATGGGTGCGGGGGCCGCGGTGCGGTTGGCGAGCCTGTACCCAGATCGGTACCGGGGCACGTTTGGGCTTTCAGGGTGCTATTCCACAACGAGCAATATGGGGCGGGAATTTTTAAATATGATAGTGGCCGCGGGAGCCGGGAATCCGCATAATCAGTGGGGAGCGGGAACATCGGCGGAGCGGCTGCGGAATGATGTGACGGCGCACCCGGAGGGGCTCAAGAATATGCGGGTGTATGTGTTTACGGCGGATGGGGTGATTACGCCCCGGGATCGGAGTATTACTGCAAAGTACGGTCCGGTGGGGAATGCGGCGATCCCGAGTTCGGTGGTGTTGGAGAAGATGTCGAATGAGTGCGCGCACGAGTTGGATGATGCGATGCGGGCGCGGGGCATGACCCACCAGAAGATCACGTATCAGCAGGGTGGTATCCATTTTTGGTCGTATTTTGCGGAGCAGTTGCCGATCGCATGGCGGCATATGAGCCAATAA
- a CDS encoding antibiotic biosynthesis monooxygenase family protein has product MSIVKINAITAGPGQEAELERRFEARKHAIDGHPGFEGFTLLRPTKGETRYFVFTQWADEESYQAWRAADTGHSGDPAERKKVAPHADLMEFDVVFEVKGE; this is encoded by the coding sequence ATGAGTATCGTCAAAATCAACGCCATCACCGCCGGACCCGGGCAAGAAGCAGAGTTAGAACGCCGATTCGAAGCCCGCAAACACGCGATCGACGGCCACCCCGGATTTGAGGGATTCACCCTCCTGCGCCCCACCAAGGGCGAAACCCGCTATTTCGTGTTCACCCAATGGGCCGACGAAGAATCCTACCAAGCCTGGCGTGCCGCCGACACCGGGCACAGCGGGGACCCTGCCGAACGCAAAAAAGTAGCCCCGCACGCAGACCTCATGGAATTCGACGTAGTGTTCGAAGTGAAGGGGGAATAA